From the Xenorhabdus ishibashii genome, one window contains:
- a CDS encoding F390 synthetase-related protein, with the protein MIFKTLWYYWRARKRWKFANRQQLEQHQWRELARFRHQILAKSPYFSLYGDLPLAEYPLMNKAIMMENFDQMNTAALKRDELLACARLSEQSRNFKPTVGKFSVGMSSGTSGQRGIFVASPKERSIWAGTMLAKMLPNGLFHGERVALFLRAGNNLYDSVQNRWISFRFFDLFADFNQQIQALAEYKPTIIVAPAQVLRALALKLQQGETSLPSVKVISVAEVLEPQDRQLLKTVFREVGEIYQATEGFLACTCSHGTLHLNEEFLHIEPKWIDESRFNPIITDFTRETQPIVRYKLDDILVVKKTPCACGNPALAIERIEGRNDDQLILPALAGETVSIFADPCSRIIANTLPLTSDYRLTQTEWLLTLEADCAVEVLRHCQSALSDYFAKQGVAIDKIEWQCVSQTILPDLFNKRRRIIRK; encoded by the coding sequence ATGATATTTAAAACGCTTTGGTACTATTGGCGAGCCAGAAAACGGTGGAAATTTGCCAACCGACAGCAGCTTGAACAACATCAATGGCGAGAATTGGCGAGATTCAGGCATCAGATTCTGGCGAAAAGCCCTTATTTTTCCTTATACGGTGATTTACCGCTGGCAGAATATCCGCTTATGAATAAAGCCATCATGATGGAAAATTTCGACCAGATGAATACGGCCGCTCTCAAGCGCGATGAACTTTTGGCATGTGCACGGCTAAGCGAACAATCACGAAATTTCAAACCAACAGTCGGCAAATTCAGCGTTGGCATGTCATCGGGTACATCAGGGCAGCGAGGTATTTTTGTTGCCAGCCCGAAAGAGCGGAGCATCTGGGCAGGAACCATGCTTGCCAAAATGCTGCCAAATGGCTTATTCCACGGTGAGCGAGTGGCACTGTTCTTACGGGCGGGGAACAATCTCTATGATAGTGTCCAGAACCGTTGGATATCCTTCCGTTTTTTTGACTTGTTCGCTGACTTTAATCAGCAAATACAAGCGTTAGCGGAGTATAAACCAACGATTATCGTGGCACCGGCTCAAGTATTGCGTGCGCTGGCATTGAAGCTCCAACAAGGCGAAACATCATTGCCGTCAGTTAAAGTAATCTCGGTGGCAGAAGTGCTGGAGCCGCAAGATCGCCAACTATTGAAAACCGTATTCAGGGAAGTGGGCGAAATTTATCAGGCAACGGAAGGCTTTCTGGCGTGTACTTGCTCGCATGGGACGCTGCATCTTAATGAAGAGTTTCTGCATATTGAGCCAAAATGGATCGATGAATCGCGTTTTAACCCGATCATTACCGATTTTACACGGGAAACCCAACCCATTGTGCGTTACAAGCTTGATGATATTTTAGTGGTGAAGAAAACCCCATGTGCTTGTGGCAATCCTGCATTGGCGATAGAGCGCATAGAAGGACGCAATGATGATCAGCTAATTTTACCTGCGCTGGCAGGGGAAACAGTGAGTATATTCGCTGATCCTTGTTCGCGGATCATTGCTAATACTCTGCCGCTAACCAGTGATTATCGGCTAACTCAGACTGAGTGGTTGCTGACATTGGAAGCGGATTGTGCTGTTGAGGTTCTTCGGCACTGTCAGTCAGCGCTGTCAGATTATTTTGCCAAACAGGGCGTTGCTATCGATAAAATTGAGTGGCAGTGCGTATCACAAACGATATTACCGGATCTGTTTAATAAGCGCCGCCGAATTATTAGGAAGTGA